DNA from Balaenoptera musculus isolate JJ_BM4_2016_0621 chromosome 4, mBalMus1.pri.v3, whole genome shotgun sequence:
AGAAACAAACCTCGGTTAGGTGATACTGAAAGTTTGATTACCCAAAATATCTATCCCTAGGCAGCTATTTTACGAACGCCTGGAAGtcctgctctaaaaaataagttCATTCTTTCTCCAACAGTTCTCTGCAGAAAAAACCGCAACGGTATGGGCATTATATTGCAAATAACGTAGGCACCAGTTTACTTATCTACTTAGGTAGATAGGTGTTAACTGAATTTGAGAAATGACGAGGAAAAAGCATTTTTCTAACCGGTATATTTGCCCTGTGACTGGACAAGTCATACTGAAATCAAATCAGTTGGAGAGGAAGCTATAAATACCAACTAGCTGAGGATTTAAAGCGTGTGGGGTGAGGTATGAGtagcagagaatttttttttttttcaagacttgTGAATTGGATTGTTCAAATTGAAGTGGGGTGGAGAGGACAATAAAAAGGCAGATAATGCTGAGCATAAAATACTGGGAACTAATCTGATATTCAAGAGGAACTGGCTTTCGCTAGTGGTTTCTCTTGTTTGGCGTGGACAAGTCATTTCACCTTCTCGGGCTTCGGTTTTCGACATTCGTGGTGGGTGTAGGGTTGAGATATCTCCGAGTAACCTTCCTACTTTCATCCTTTGTGGGTCCTCCCCAAGTTGACTTACAAACTCGCAGCACTTTCATCTCGCCTCTCTGCGCCTGCGCCGAAGAGGCGCTCTCGCGTTAATGGCTTCATTTTGCCTCTTCTGCGCACGcgcctttttccctttttaatcctttcttctccttccccccacccccaattgtcagagggagggaggactTCCTGTTCTTTTCACAGCGACTACCGGAAGTGATTGCGGGTAATCGGCGGCGTTTGCGGAGGCTGGAGAGTTTAGGGTGTCTGTACTAGTTGCTGCTTTTGGCGCGAAAAATGCCGGGTCTGGCGGCCGCAAGCCCTGCCCCATCTGAGTCGCAGGAGAAGAAGCCTCTGAAGCCCTGCTGCGCCTGCCCGGAGACCAAGAAGGCGCGCGATGCGTGGTCAGTGCGCAGCCAGGGAGGGGGCGGCCGGCAGGCTCCGCGCGCTGCGTTCGGGCGCCTCTGCCCGGCGTGGAGCTGGTCGTGGCCCTCGCTTTGTCGTGCGGCGCTCTTGAGGGTTGTAGAGCCCGGTAGGCTTCGCAGTCAGCTGTCTGTAAACTGAGCCCGTAGCTCAGGCTGGGGAAACATGAGGGGATTGGCGAGAGATCGGATTGACCCGGGCTCGCTTCGTCCGTTCCTTCTTTACTGCAAAGGGTTTCTGAGCATCTGTTATAGGTCAAGCACTGCCTTAGGTCCGAAGACGTAGAAATGGGTAAAGATGCTGCTTGATTTAAAGGAGCTTAAAGTTAATGGAACATTAAAGTTAATGATTGCTGTACCAGGTTTGGCAGTGTTAAAGAGTAAGTTTTCTGGTAATTTCTCCCAAAATTTAGACATAGTAGGACACAGGACAGGGTACGTTTCTTAACAGTAGGGAAGATCCCCTTAACCCCACCCCTTTTAGAtagatgatttaaaaatcaaCCAGGCTATGACATAGGTGACATTATAGTGTTGAGAATAGTACATCTACAATACCATCAACCCGCAaaaggttttgtttgttattattgTATACAGCTATTGTATACAGCAAGGACCCCCAACCGGGCTGCACAGCGAGCCATgggtgagtgaagcttcatctgccgccccccaGCTCCCCATTGCTCTCATTAcagcctgaaccattcccccatcacttgcattacagCTTGAACCAACacctacccacccccccaccccgaccctgtggaaaaattgtcttccacaaaactgatccctggtgccaaaaaggttggggaccgctggtatACAGCCTCTATTGTGGAACAAATCTCATAAGAAATCTTCAGATAATGTGAATATacacctctccctccagccccttttTGTCCTCACATAGAAAGTAAAGAGATCATAAGTGGCATAGTGGGGGAATAAAGTTGTAGGAGTTCAGTGCTTTTTATTAATACTCAGTACTTTGCAAATAATACTGTGAAGGTAGAATTGAAAGACTACTATGATCGGTAACTATACTTACTTTAACAGTAAGTACTTATTGAACCTTCAGATATTATTGTATTATGATTAAGAATCTGGGATCCGGTGTCAGGGTTTGAATTCTGGTCCACCaaccagctttgtgaccttgagcaaattatttaacatgTCTGCCTCATATCTGTATAATGGTCCTAATAAAAGTATCTGCCTCCAGGATTACTGTGCTATAAGCCACAtcaagtgcctagcacagtattTACAGCATTCAGTAAACGATCAGGGAGGGCTAGCTATGATTTTCATAAGGAGCTTGCTATCCCAAGCAGACAGCCCTTAAAGTTATCGAAGGATACGTAGGATTTAGAAGGAAGGAGAACCTACCTTTCTTTAAATTACTTCTGCATCAATTACCTCTGACTGCTATGGCTTCTCCCCAAATATCTAGAGTCaggagtcaattttttttttgtagttgaatTTGGCTTAACTTGATTCTTtgctaaaattacattttcaggCCCTTAGAAATAAAGCTGTGTGGTCCTAGTCTTTCCTTTGTGAATTTTACAAGTAAAAAGTTCTTTGATCATCATGAGTGGGGCTCATCAGGCTGCTCTTGGCAGCCAAATGTTTTTTGCTCTTTGTGTTGGGTGTCTTGTGGTTAGAAGTAGATTTACTTAGGTGTATTTGAACGTAGAGCAGGATCAAAAATTTAATTCCTCTGGGATAGGCAAAAAATTAAGCTCTTCTTTCTGTCCATTTAACGTTAactttttattcagtttatttcatTATAGAGCGGTATTATTCCTTGGATATTGTCTAGAGGCAATATTTAATATGCATAATTATTTCTTCTAATCAGATTCCtccatgccccccccccaaaactaGTTATCTGTGGGACATTTTCATGGGCAAGGAAGTATCACAAGAGCCAATAAAACAAAGCCATTTGGtataatagcattttttaaaactccagttGTATTCAGTGAGATCCGTGTTCGGCCTCACTCCCCATCACTGTCTTGCATGCTTATTTACCACTAATGTGCTTAGTGCCTACTTTGTTAGATAACAAGTACATTTTGTTTTATAGCATCattgagaaaggagaagagaactgTGGACACCTAATTGAGGCCCACAAGGAATGCATGAGAGCCCTGGGATTTAAGATATGAAATGGTGAGCATGCTACTGTCTTATTGGGAAGGTAATACATAGGCTGATTGCTTCAAACTTGTGTATTGCTTTACAGATTTAGCGATCATTGGGCAACATTCTCTCTGAAAGGTAGTTCACCTGGTTAATCTAACATGCCTAAGTATCACTGGAAAGATAACGTCTCAGTTTCTAGTGTATGGAGTAAATGATGCTAATAAATTGAgaggggtgggacttccctggctgtccggtggttaagactccacgcttccactgcaggggacttgggtttgatctctggtttgGTAGGGATCCTGCATgatgcgtggtgcagccaaaaaaaaaaaaaaaacttagaggtGTTTGGTGGATTTGGGAAGGGGAGAATTAAGCTTTCAAGAAAGGGCTTGGCAAAAGCCTTTAGAGTTATGTTAGAGACAGAGGAATCACGGCTTAGGAAGTTCAAAATATTCACTTGTCTGACTTAAAAGGGAAGtgttctctattttttgtttctaatctTGTGAGTTTTTAGGAAGTGTTTTTAAATACGGAGTAGGCAGCTCATGGAAGCATTGCTttctgcaaaacagaaatggaatcGTTGCTGTTTCTTTTGTACCATGCTTTATtctaataaaactaaaacctcaGACCATTATTTGAAGAACTTTGAATTCAAATTTTAATGCTGAAAGTGACCTTAAGTGATGTGTATACAACAATACCACAAATAAATTATCTCCTTTTGTTTGGAACCTCTTCCTTCAGATAGCAACTTGACTTACTCCCTCACTTCAGATCTCTCTTCAGATCTGTTTTCAAGCCTCCTAATTGGAGAGGCTTTCCCTCAACATTCCATCTAAAATAGCATCCGTTCCCCATTACTCTATCCTggcactgtccagtagaactttctgtgataatgaaaacgttctgtgCCTGCACTCtacagtatggtagccactagccatatgtggctgtggagcccttgaaatgtggctagtaaagctgaggaactgaattttttgtgtgtttgtttttttattttaatagccacatgtggctagtggctgggCTACACCATTGCCTGcgtattttgtatttattaatcaTCCGAATTGCTTTACTTCAATTAGAATGTAAGTTCTGAGACAGAAATTTTCTATTTACTCACTGGCATATCTCCAGGACCagtaacagtgcctggcacataataggtgctcaatagaggattgttaaataaatcaacaaatgaggaaactaaggcctaTAGATATGAAGTGACTTCCTATAGGCAGGGTCAGAACTGGAACCTCTGTCTCCAGAGGCTCCCTCTGCTTGGTGCCCTTACTCCCCCATAAGATCCACACCACACCACCACTTATAACTTAAT
Protein-coding regions in this window:
- the LOC118894894 gene encoding cytochrome c oxidase copper chaperone, which translates into the protein MPGLAAASPAPSESQEKKPLKPCCACPETKKARDACIIEKGEENCGHLIEAHKECMRALGFKI